A genome region from Methanobacterium subterraneum includes the following:
- a CDS encoding cobalamin biosynthesis protein, translating to MEIELLIVIFAAVFIDLTLGELPVSIHPVVWMGKSITKIRNFLTNTGKNKKRLSGFLMTLIILITFNLLIIMILYISSFNNIIYLAVVSIILSTTFAIKSLIKSVLEVYSSLNIDLDKARIFVSYLVSRKTSQLSLEGVVSAAIETLTENITDSIISPLFYIFLCGSVGTLLIITMGDNVIYPFLNFLGLSGLRSSDFHFPLLFGVMAGVSFRVVNTLDAMVGYKDPQNIDIGWFPARLDDVINYIPARATGLLIIISALLMGLNYKSSWQVMLADARKTPSPNSGYPMAAAAGALDIQLIKPNVYILGRPKNGLTPEMIKKAVKLTMITVVIFLLIIFAIPILIIVF from the coding sequence ATGGAAATTGAACTTCTAATCGTGATTTTTGCAGCTGTTTTCATTGATTTAACTTTAGGAGAGTTGCCAGTATCAATTCATCCTGTGGTTTGGATGGGTAAATCTATAACAAAAATTCGTAATTTTTTAACGAATACTGGTAAAAATAAAAAAAGATTATCAGGTTTCTTAATGACTTTAATCATTCTCATCACCTTTAATTTACTTATTATCATGATTTTATATATTTCTTCATTCAACAACATTATTTACTTGGCAGTGGTTTCAATAATCCTTTCAACAACTTTTGCAATCAAATCTCTGATAAAATCTGTACTTGAAGTGTATTCATCATTAAATATAGATTTAGATAAAGCTAGAATTTTTGTTTCATATTTAGTCAGTCGTAAAACTTCTCAATTATCATTAGAGGGGGTGGTTTCCGCTGCAATTGAAACTCTAACTGAAAATATCACAGATTCCATTATCAGTCCTCTTTTTTACATATTCCTCTGTGGGTCAGTGGGAACTCTTCTGATAATAACCATGGGGGACAATGTAATTTATCCATTTTTAAATTTTTTAGGGCTGAGTGGACTGAGATCTTCTGATTTTCATTTTCCCCTTCTCTTCGGGGTCATGGCCGGAGTTTCATTTCGGGTGGTGAATACTTTGGATGCAATGGTGGGTTATAAAGACCCTCAAAATATTGATATTGGATGGTTTCCTGCAAGGTTGGATGATGTTATTAATTATATCCCTGCCAGAGCCACGGGTTTATTAATAATAATATCCGCTTTGTTAATGGGTTTAAATTACAAATCTTCCTGGCAGGTTATGTTAGCTGATGCACGAAAAACACCAAGCCCAAACTCGGGATATCCAATGGCTGCAGCTGCAGGAGCTCTGGATATTCAACTGATTAAACCCAATGTATACATCCTCGGACGCCCTAAAAATGGATTAACCCCTGAAATGATAAAAAAGGCCGTTAAATTAACTATGATTACAGTGGTAATTTTTCTATTAATTATATTTGCAATTCCAATTCTAATAATCGTATTCTAA
- a CDS encoding orc1/cdc6 family replication initiation protein, which produces MNIFEELGDKNSVFKCKKFLDHRFLPDNLPHREDQIKSVAKYWVEALKNVTPPDVTVYGKTGTGKTAVAKFAKKQLDQISKEKNVNVRVEYIRCTDFTTEYQVIARLCQQMGQDVPYRGWTKAEVINAFRNLFKKNVFGNDLILIIILDEIDILLKNDGDGLLYTLTRTDNVSIASISNFVDFKQFIKPRVRSSLRDREIVFPPYNAQQLVDILQERSKLSFNDGVLHDEVIPLCAALAAKEEGDARYALDLLRTSGELADEKSTDMVYEEYVREAKDQIEHNKVTDIVMTLPSQQQKVLESLIYLTNRKEEITSGRLYDVYKDITKGDSVSYRRIFDFINELEMLGLISTKTVSRGRGKGRTNLITLQCDMELLEDAMWTG; this is translated from the coding sequence ATGAATATTTTTGAGGAATTGGGCGACAAAAATTCAGTTTTTAAATGTAAAAAGTTTTTAGACCATAGATTTCTACCTGATAATTTACCTCACCGTGAGGATCAGATCAAATCTGTGGCTAAATATTGGGTTGAAGCATTGAAAAATGTAACACCCCCGGATGTCACTGTTTATGGTAAGACTGGTACTGGGAAAACTGCTGTGGCCAAGTTTGCCAAGAAACAGCTGGACCAGATATCTAAGGAGAAAAATGTGAATGTACGGGTAGAATACATTCGTTGCACTGATTTCACCACGGAATACCAAGTTATTGCTCGTTTATGTCAGCAGATGGGTCAAGATGTTCCTTACCGTGGTTGGACTAAAGCTGAAGTTATAAATGCCTTTCGTAATCTTTTCAAGAAGAATGTTTTTGGTAATGACTTGATTTTAATTATAATCCTGGATGAGATTGATATTCTGTTGAAAAATGATGGTGATGGACTGCTTTACACTCTTACCCGGACTGATAATGTTTCCATAGCTTCCATCAGTAACTTTGTGGATTTCAAACAGTTCATCAAGCCCCGTGTGCGAAGCAGTCTACGTGACAGGGAGATCGTTTTCCCACCTTACAATGCCCAGCAACTGGTGGACATCCTACAAGAACGTTCAAAATTGTCATTCAACGATGGAGTGCTCCATGATGAAGTCATACCACTTTGTGCAGCTCTGGCGGCTAAAGAAGAGGGTGATGCACGTTATGCCCTTGATTTACTGCGAACTTCCGGTGAACTTGCAGATGAAAAGAGCACAGACATGGTTTATGAAGAATACGTTCGGGAGGCCAAGGATCAAATCGAACACAACAAGGTCACTGATATTGTAATGACCCTTCCCAGTCAGCAACAGAAGGTACTGGAATCCCTAATATACCTCACCAACCGTAAGGAAGAAATTACCTCTGGAAGATTATACGATGTTTACAAGGATATAACTAAGGGAGATTCTGTTTCATACCGCAGAATCTTCGATTTTATAAATGAATTGGAAATGTTAGGACTTATATCCACAAAAACAGTATCCAGGGGTAGAGGTAAGGGAAGAACAAATCTCATCACCCTTCAGTGTGACATGGAACTTTTGGAAGATGCAATGTGGACTGGTTAA
- a CDS encoding DUF488 domain-containing protein: protein MIRIKRAYQSPAQKDGYRIMVDRVWPRGVSKQRLKMDAWLKDIAPSHDLRRWLSQNSQKWDEFKTRYREELKDKAEFLDQILDLEKDKETITLVYTLGDTEQNNAVVLKEVLDELKS from the coding sequence ATGATTCGAATAAAAAGAGCCTACCAGTCACCAGCCCAGAAGGACGGTTACCGGATCATGGTTGATCGAGTATGGCCACGCGGAGTGTCTAAACAAAGGTTAAAAATGGATGCATGGCTAAAAGACATAGCACCCAGCCATGATCTGCGACGATGGTTGTCCCAGAATTCCCAGAAATGGGATGAGTTCAAGACCAGATACAGAGAAGAGTTGAAAGATAAAGCTGAATTCTTAGATCAAATATTGGACTTGGAAAAGGATAAAGAGACTATTACCCTTGTTTATACATTGGGTGACACCGAACAAAATAATGCAGTGGTTCTGAAAGAAGTCTTGGATGAATTAAAGTCTTAA
- the cobJ gene encoding precorrin-3B C(17)-methyltransferase: MIKIVGIGPCREDMTLRALKALEESDVVIGYGAYTRKIKDLLDGKEVISKGMGQEVDRAELAIEYSKKGYQVVVISSGDPGVYGMANVIYQIRGKYSGVEVEVIPGVTAVNYSAALLGSPLHDFAVISLSDILTPLSEIKRKITAAAEADFIISFYNPRSKRRTEPLNEALKILRNIKSPKTPVGIVKTSEKGSEVRIVSLHELNEEDVDMNTTLLVGNTFTYVDGGKMVTPRGYVIPYSTHPLAEEFYQKYLAGDGNNGSNTACEYYPCHNHPQNCTFCYCPFYPCGDPSTGGHWIKEKQVWSCEGCTWIHQDDTVECIEGKLPQLLEKVEDLQDKKKELLKLRRECVHLTK; encoded by the coding sequence ATGATTAAAATTGTTGGTATAGGGCCCTGCAGGGAAGACATGACTTTAAGGGCTCTTAAGGCCCTGGAAGAATCAGATGTGGTTATTGGATACGGAGCCTACACCAGAAAGATAAAGGATCTTCTGGATGGTAAAGAAGTTATTTCCAAGGGCATGGGTCAGGAAGTGGACCGAGCAGAACTAGCTATTGAATATTCCAAAAAAGGATATCAGGTAGTGGTCATAAGCAGCGGAGATCCTGGTGTCTATGGGATGGCAAATGTAATCTATCAAATTAGGGGAAAGTACTCGGGGGTGGAGGTGGAAGTAATTCCAGGAGTTACTGCTGTAAACTATTCTGCAGCTCTTTTAGGATCTCCTTTACATGATTTTGCGGTTATCAGCCTTAGCGACATACTCACCCCTCTTTCTGAGATCAAAAGAAAGATCACTGCTGCTGCTGAGGCGGATTTCATCATCTCATTTTACAACCCTCGAAGCAAGAGAAGAACCGAGCCATTGAACGAGGCTTTAAAAATACTTCGCAATATTAAAAGTCCCAAAACCCCGGTGGGGATAGTTAAAACCAGTGAAAAAGGTTCTGAGGTTCGAATAGTATCTTTACATGAGTTGAATGAGGAAGATGTGGATATGAACACCACCTTACTGGTGGGCAACACCTTCACCTATGTGGATGGGGGTAAAATGGTTACCCCGCGAGGATATGTTATACCTTATTCAACCCATCCTCTGGCAGAGGAATTTTACCAGAAATATCTGGCTGGAGATGGTAATAATGGTTCTAACACTGCCTGCGAATATTATCCCTGCCATAATCACCCTCAAAATTGCACGTTTTGTTACTGTCCTTTCTATCCATGTGGAGATCCATCTACCGGGGGGCACTGGATAAAAGAGAAGCAGGTTTGGAGTTGTGAAGGGTGCACTTGGATACATCAGGACGATACTGTTGAGTGCATAGAGGGCAAACTACCTCAACTACTGGAAAAGGTGGAAGACCTTCAGGATAAAAAGAAGGAGCTTCTTAAATTAAGGAGAGAATGTGTTCACCTAACCAAATAA
- a CDS encoding class II aldolase/adducin family protein has translation MNHTSLTSEICEIAHYLYNKGLTPGKSGNISARFQDTVAITPRGVSLGQVREDEIVLLNMEGDILAGGANPSSELHLHLEVYKNKNVQGIVHTHSAYATGFAMSGKKIERLEGFGELKMPFLKMVDYAQPGTMKLAQLVGKALKEEDVIILERHGVVATGENLTEAALLAEFVEETAKIQFISRVLSNMEF, from the coding sequence ATGAACCACACTTCTTTAACCAGTGAAATATGTGAAATCGCTCATTATCTTTACAATAAAGGGCTGACACCAGGTAAATCCGGAAATATTAGTGCCCGTTTCCAGGATACTGTGGCCATAACTCCCCGCGGAGTTTCATTGGGACAGGTCAGAGAAGATGAAATAGTACTGTTAAACATGGAAGGAGATATACTGGCTGGTGGTGCAAATCCATCATCAGAACTCCATCTTCACCTGGAAGTATATAAAAACAAAAATGTTCAGGGAATAGTTCACACTCATTCAGCATACGCCACTGGTTTTGCAATGTCAGGTAAGAAAATTGAACGTTTAGAAGGTTTTGGGGAACTAAAGATGCCTTTCCTAAAAATGGTGGACTATGCTCAGCCAGGAACCATGAAACTAGCCCAACTAGTTGGTAAAGCTCTCAAAGAAGAAGATGTGATTATTCTAGAAAGACACGGGGTGGTTGCAACTGGAGAAAACCTCACAGAAGCAGCACTTTTAGCTGAATTCGTGGAAGAAACTGCTAAAATCCAATTCATCTCACGAGTTTTAAGTAATATGGAGTTCTAG
- the dapF gene encoding diaminopimelate epimerase, translated as MSDRIILLFHKMHGLGNDYVVIDESTEELIPEDKKGEISAELCTRGFSVGADGVIFVSPSIEADIRFRIFNSDGSEAQMCGNGIRCFAKYVFENDVIKEKQMSVETLGGIKELTLQVENSNVKSIKVDMGTATFKTSAVPMATDEEEFIDQELLVDGEPLKLTAISVGNPHAIIFTDNLEDVALDHMGPIIENHKAFPERINVHFVGVVSPQEVEMLTWERGAGFTMACGTGATSTVIAGYKLGLLEKNVLVHLPGGDLKITVYEKDNKLGGFMEGDAVSVFEGIMELDL; from the coding sequence GTAATTGATGAATCCACCGAAGAACTGATCCCTGAAGATAAGAAGGGCGAAATTTCAGCCGAGCTTTGCACCAGAGGATTTTCAGTTGGTGCTGATGGAGTTATATTCGTGTCCCCATCCATAGAGGCTGATATCCGTTTCCGTATATTCAACAGTGATGGTAGTGAGGCCCAAATGTGCGGTAATGGAATTCGCTGCTTTGCCAAATACGTCTTTGAGAATGATGTTATCAAAGAGAAACAGATGAGCGTGGAGACCCTGGGAGGAATCAAAGAATTAACCTTGCAGGTCGAAAATAGTAACGTGAAATCCATAAAAGTTGACATGGGGACTGCCACCTTCAAAACCAGTGCCGTACCCATGGCCACTGATGAAGAGGAATTCATTGACCAGGAATTATTGGTTGATGGTGAACCCTTGAAACTCACTGCCATCAGTGTGGGTAACCCACATGCAATTATCTTCACTGATAACTTGGAAGATGTGGCCCTGGACCATATGGGCCCCATTATCGAGAACCACAAGGCATTTCCAGAGAGGATCAACGTGCATTTCGTTGGAGTGGTCAGCCCCCAGGAAGTGGAAATGCTCACCTGGGAACGGGGTGCTGGATTCACCATGGCCTGTGGTACTGGAGCCACCAGTACTGTTATTGCCGGTTACAAGCTAGGTCTGCTGGAAAAAAATGTTCTGGTACATCTCCCAGGAGGAGACCTAAAAATAACCGTGTACGAAAAAGACAACAAACTGGGCGGTTTTATGGAAGGAGACGCCGTTTCTGTCTTTGAAGGGATAATGGAGCTGGATTTATAA
- a CDS encoding DNA-directed DNA polymerase II small subunit, producing MTDDIILKFADAEILLDESAYNKIKSYDASPNLVDSLIKHMTISSPEMMVLTGKVVDDYLGQSTSAMIGSTYSNNQRAQMKLVPQDFDFHILKDASHKSYTNGEIKDLSSYFKSRYHKLRELLTYKRELKDSYSIKEAMSRDDVIKIVGMVNDVRYTKNNHKIIEIEDESGSATVLIHKENHEVFEQSETLLKDEVIGIIGSRKGTLIMASALVNPGVPRIDEKPMDFATVFLSDIHIGSSTFLDKAFDRFIKWINGDFGDDNQQEIANNVKYVVVAGDIVDGIGVYPHQDKELTIKDIHQQYEEAARLFGEISHVKIIIAPGNHDASRLAEPQPAIPEDYAKGLYELKNLEFVSNPAMVSLDGIKVLIYHGRSFDDIAMTVKGMSHQQSDLIMKELMEKRHLAPIYGERTPLASEIEDHLVIEEIPDVLHTGHVHINSYKRYKGVHLINSGTFQSQTEFQKIYNIVPTCAQVPVINNGSLKMLDFS from the coding sequence ATGACTGATGATATTATATTAAAATTTGCCGATGCGGAAATACTTCTTGATGAATCAGCTTACAATAAAATTAAAAGTTATGATGCGTCACCCAATCTGGTGGATTCACTCATCAAACATATGACTATTTCCTCCCCCGAAATGATGGTCCTCACTGGTAAAGTAGTGGATGATTATCTTGGCCAATCAACAAGTGCAATGATTGGTTCAACCTATTCCAATAATCAGCGTGCTCAAATGAAACTGGTACCCCAGGATTTCGATTTCCACATACTTAAAGATGCCAGTCACAAATCTTACACCAATGGAGAAATCAAGGATCTTTCCAGTTACTTCAAAAGCCGATACCATAAACTAAGGGAACTGTTAACCTACAAAAGAGAACTTAAAGACAGTTATTCAATTAAAGAAGCCATGAGCCGTGACGATGTGATTAAAATTGTGGGTATGGTCAATGATGTACGTTACACAAAAAATAATCATAAAATCATTGAAATAGAGGATGAAAGTGGTAGTGCCACCGTACTAATACATAAAGAAAATCATGAAGTCTTTGAGCAATCAGAAACATTATTGAAGGACGAAGTTATTGGAATTATAGGTAGCAGGAAAGGCACCCTGATAATGGCCAGTGCACTGGTAAATCCAGGAGTACCCCGTATTGATGAAAAACCGATGGACTTTGCCACCGTGTTCTTAAGCGACATTCACATCGGCAGCTCCACCTTCCTGGACAAAGCCTTTGACCGGTTTATCAAATGGATAAATGGGGATTTCGGGGATGATAACCAGCAAGAGATTGCCAACAACGTGAAGTACGTGGTGGTGGCCGGGGATATAGTGGATGGTATTGGAGTCTACCCCCACCAGGACAAAGAACTGACCATAAAAGATATCCACCAACAGTATGAAGAAGCGGCACGATTATTTGGTGAGATAAGCCATGTCAAAATCATAATAGCCCCAGGGAACCACGATGCCAGTCGTCTGGCAGAGCCACAACCAGCCATACCCGAAGATTATGCTAAAGGTCTTTACGAACTTAAAAACCTGGAATTCGTTAGTAACCCTGCCATGGTAAGCTTGGATGGTATTAAAGTCCTCATATATCATGGACGTAGCTTTGACGATATAGCCATGACTGTTAAGGGCATGAGTCACCAGCAATCCGATCTTATAATGAAGGAACTCATGGAAAAAAGACACCTAGCACCTATCTACGGGGAGCGAACGCCATTAGCATCTGAAATAGAAGACCATTTAGTCATTGAAGAAATTCCAGATGTTTTACACACCGGACACGTTCATATTAACAGTTACAAAAGATACAAAGGTGTGCACCTGATTAACAGCGGCACCTTCCAGTCCCAAACCGAATTCCAGAAGATCTACAACATCGTACCTACCTGTGCCCAGGTACCGGTAATAAATAATGGAAGTCTTAAAATGCTGGACTTCAGTTAA
- a CDS encoding UPF0147 family protein, whose translation MSTESFERCNQILKHIMGDTSVPRNIRRAAEESKNLLSQDDNEPTVRASTVISILDEISNDPNIPIHARTLIWNVLSELESVRE comes from the coding sequence ATGAGTACAGAATCATTTGAACGTTGTAATCAGATTTTAAAGCATATTATGGGGGACACAAGCGTGCCTAGGAATATTAGGAGGGCCGCTGAAGAATCTAAGAATTTGTTATCGCAGGATGATAATGAACCCACTGTCCGGGCCAGTACGGTTATATCCATCTTAGACGAAATAAGCAACGATCCTAACATCCCAATTCATGCAAGAACCCTGATATGGAATGTTTTAAGTGAATTAGAATCAGTACGTGAATAA
- a CDS encoding cobalt-precorrin 5A hydrolase, with product MRFAIISVTKEGSTIASEMAQVLKNDPTVMKVDVFHKNVKDTLKSSFYDYDCWVAIMATGIMVRTICPLIKSKLTDPAVLVVSENKKHVISLLSGHLGGANHFSIKIAGLIGAVPVITTATDLKGKLGIDTLAYQYWLQVEQPHLIKEVNQLIADDVKVELYLPKRFQFLTNHPLINRSYQIQTWDESFLRVSLFCNDFPSEGGSNKCLDLHPKRMVAGLGSKKGVTVDQVFFAIRSALQHLHLPFERLDALATADVKKDEEGIITVASQSNLPLEILSLNEIAGFENVDCTPSNLVKREFGVPGVSEPVALIRAGKQSRLVLKKSAYNGVTVAIAVSRD from the coding sequence ATGAGATTTGCAATTATCAGTGTGACTAAAGAAGGGAGTACCATTGCCAGTGAAATGGCACAAGTTTTAAAGAATGATCCCACAGTTATGAAAGTTGACGTATTCCATAAAAACGTTAAAGATACTTTAAAATCTTCATTCTACGATTATGACTGTTGGGTTGCTATAATGGCCACTGGGATCATGGTCAGGACCATCTGCCCTCTTATCAAGTCCAAGTTAACGGATCCTGCGGTTCTGGTAGTTTCTGAAAATAAAAAACATGTTATCAGTTTATTATCAGGTCATTTGGGAGGGGCTAATCATTTTTCAATTAAAATTGCCGGATTAATAGGTGCGGTTCCAGTCATAACCACAGCCACTGATTTAAAAGGTAAGCTGGGCATTGATACCTTAGCCTATCAGTACTGGTTACAAGTTGAACAACCTCATCTCATTAAAGAAGTTAACCAGTTAATTGCTGACGATGTGAAAGTTGAACTATATCTACCAAAACGTTTTCAATTTTTAACCAATCATCCCCTCATAAACAGATCTTACCAGATTCAAACCTGGGATGAATCATTCTTACGTGTTTCTTTATTTTGTAATGATTTTCCATCGGAGGGAGGATCAAATAAGTGTCTGGATTTACATCCTAAGAGAATGGTGGCGGGTCTGGGTAGTAAAAAGGGAGTTACGGTTGATCAAGTTTTTTTTGCAATTCGATCCGCGCTCCAACACCTGCACTTACCATTTGAGCGATTGGATGCATTGGCCACTGCTGATGTCAAAAAAGATGAAGAAGGTATTATTACTGTTGCTTCTCAATCCAATTTACCACTGGAAATACTGTCTTTAAATGAAATTGCAGGATTTGAGAACGTTGATTGCACTCCTTCTAATCTTGTGAAGCGTGAATTTGGAGTGCCTGGTGTTTCTGAGCCTGTAGCTCTAATCCGGGCTGGTAAACAATCACGTCTTGTTCTGAAAAAATCTGCATACAATGGTGTTACAGTTGCAATCGCAGTCTCAAGGGATTAA